The sequence below is a genomic window from Phoenix dactylifera cultivar Barhee BC4 chromosome 8, palm_55x_up_171113_PBpolish2nd_filt_p, whole genome shotgun sequence.
GGAACGTCCGTTGACAGAGTCTTATAGCTGGTTTACGGGCTTACGGGCAGGGGGTGGTTAGTCGCTGAGCTCTGCCCCCCTCTCCTTCGGCGTATAGCCTAGGTTAGCAGGGAGGCCATAGCATTGCCAGGTGGCAAAGTTACGCCAGTGTTACATCAATGGGCCCTCGCTAGTTCCGTGGCACGTGGCCGAGGTGGGGAGGGAGGTCATAGCATGCAACAGGTGGTGTCCGCTCGTCGTCGACATCTTTCCGTTTTGGTGTCTGGGCACGTGTTAGCAGGCCGTTCTGTCATCGTCTAATGGGCATGTTTGTGATCaacaaaatatatataagaaaattacataaatatccttctcaaaatttaaatttgtataaatattttttttaaaatttatatttatttttgtacttttataaaaatattacttttttAATAAATGCCGCTAATGCCACAgttcttctaacaccattaataaatatcatatttattgtaattaaaataaaataaaattttaaattattttttgtttttcattttgatctttttaaaaatattttttttgcatatttactcattaaaaatattttaatcattttaatttgaacccgttaattttttaacaatgTTAGATGGTGTGGatacatatacaaaaataaaaaataaaaaaagatagaatagtaaaacaagtgttttacgagggtatacgtgcaaatatcaattttaggaaGGTATTTATGcgaaattcgatatttagaagggtatttatgtaaaaaattaaaaaaaataaattctctAAAATAAAGAGCCTCAAAAGATGTAAGTCAGTCAGCAACACTGATCACCTCTATGGTTAGCCCGAAAAGAGTCATAGCCTCTCAAAGCAGTGACTGTCCGTTAACATTGTTATGCCGGTTTTGTATCCATTCGATCATTGTAGCCAGTTCTCAGCTCCGCTCTAATGATTAATAAGATCCTGGTGAGCGTAGGGTTAGCCTCTCCACCGGTGAGCACAAAGGCGCAGCAACAACACCGTGTATGTGGGCTCCACAAAGCTGGTGGTTGTTTGGAAGGTGGAGATGGCGAGGAAGATGGCATGAGGGTAGCTCCACTTATGGTAATGACACGAGGTGGTGGAAGGATGCCCGCGCCATGTCAAGCTCCCGCTCGCTGAACCCTTGCTAGGCCTCATCAACCCTGTCTTCGCCCTTTCCACCTCTTTGGGCTTTACAACCCCGTCGACGCCTCTGCCAACCCTACTGCCATCTACGACCTCCCCCTTAAGCAGCACAATCCTCGACATCCACTACCGCGTTGACTCTTCCTTATCTTCGGCTCCGCCACCAACTCCTTAGACATGGAGTATTACCAAATTTTTAACAAAGCTTTCGAATAAacaatttaataattttttttattagtccATCAAAACTGAAAGCTATTAGCACGGACTATtttgaatattaaaatatatttatataaaaaataaatattttaaattgatttTACATATATGAGAATATATTTTGTTACaaataaattttagtatttttaatttcttattaagtttgtcggctgatattttgtttcaaGTTGGGTTTATCGTGGGATTGACAATACTAAAAAAAAACATACGTGGATTTCAATGAAAAAAAAGCAGGGATATTTCCATCAATACAAATATTCACGAAAAAGATAGAGACAATCatatcaaatataatttataattttataattcaGATAATTTGAAATTAATGAATAATTCGAAAGTTAGTAAAGAGTATTAGGGTCGCTTACCTCTTCAAAGCTATTTAAGAATACGATTACTTCATATTCAGCTATTTTAAAATCTAAACATGCAAAAAGAACTTCTTAAGGATTGAAACATACTAAATTGAGCTTTATACCCGAATTGGGGCAGAGGAAGAAAGGATTGGCCAGCGCCAGTGGTCAATGGCCATGGCCAGAGGACCGATGACAAAGGGTACAACAATGCAACTAGATGTGTTAGTAGCAGGTAGTGAGAAAAGGCCGACGCCGATGACGGGACAATAATAAAGTTGGTACATGGTTGAGAACAAGAGATTTTTGGCTTGTTTGAACATGGAATCTAGTCTATTCGCCGGGGATTGGGGCTTCGGCAAAGGCTAGGGACCACTGCAGGGGAGAGAATGAGGGCCTCGGCAACGAATGCCTGCGGTGGAGATGGCtaggaacaaagaaaaatagggtCGGGTTCCTGAAATAGGGGAGGGGTTCTCACCTTGGTACTGGTGAAAATTTGCCACGACCATAGGGAACCCGACGCAAGAAGTCTTTGGCGGCACAACCGAGGCATGGCAAGCCCAAGtggagagagaaaggaagaaggagagagtgagaggaagaggagaaagggagaATCGGTCGTGGTGGCTATGGAAActaagggaaagaaaaagggagAAGGCTCGCTGGTGGACGAAATCGAGGGAAAAAGGAAAGGGGGCGTGCGCCGTGCCTCCTTGCTTGCGCACATTCCAGCCAACTAGTTTGGTTTCCACCCAAACAGCCCAAGTCAACTCGGCTCGACTGAGTCGAGTCGGCCAAGTTCTTACAGCACCACCTAAGTTTCAAACAGAAAATCTTTGGCTATCAGGCGGAGGGGTGTGACTAATAGGGTCCTAGTTCAATAATGATGCAATTAGAAAGATAGGCTATTTTTGATACATTATGTGTGCGAAACCCTCAACTTTTATTGGAGAACAACATAAAAACAGAGTGTTGAGCTTTGAGTGAAAATGGAAGGTTGTTTCATGGTCTTGAGGTCGCTAATTCAGTGCAAGTTTCACGCACTGTAGATAATTTcaccatttaaaaaaaaataaaataaaatgccacttcaaaactaaaaagaaaaaaaaatgcaatcaaCATCCAAAAGGTAACACAAAGATCAAAACGGGGTTAACATCTGTCAATTGACATCCAATCATAATACACTGATATTGTTCATTCAAAAAACATTCAATGATCGAAGTTAATATATATGTCCACATTAGCTTTGGAATATCTCTCAGCATACTAGAAATGATGATGTCTTGCTTTTCTATTCACTTCTCTAAAGAAATCTCCAGTGTTTTTTACAAAAAAACTCAAAGAACATTTCTGTATGGCTGCTGCCCTATGAAGATTGCTTTGTGCGAACTAGTTCATAAAAAATTTACTAACTTCTTACATTATCTCAAGCGTCTATTTTCCCTTCTCTAGGCAAGCTGTCATGCCCGAAAATCTTCAAATTCCCAAACATATCGAAAGAGGTGGGGGCCATTCATAGTGCGAACAACCATGTAAGTATGTAGGTCAGTACTAGCAGcaggaagatcaagagaagacagAATGGTTGACTCCAACAACTGCCATTCTCTGATGAGTTTCTGTTGATGCTGCTGCCCAACATTCTGCTCTCATGCCATGCCTCCATGAAACTGCTGTCTTCCTTACCAATGATGTTTTTTGCATTCACACCACAAATTTCACAACACCTGCACAATGCTCAAGAGCTGGAGAcaattatttatataaaatcttACGTCTTCTTGATAAGTGAAGGGACTCATGGAGGGAATGCTTTACCTAACAGCAATATAATGGAGTCAACTGATAGGAAAATGGTTGTGCCAGCATTAAGGACATGCGATTTAAGAAAATGACAAGAGACTGTGGGTTGGCGAAGTGCCAAAAAGCTAGAGACAGCCCCAGCAGCACTTGCTTAACTATGGGTTAACGGGTCTGGGGCATGGGAGCAGCTATTAAGGAGCCTTGAGCAGAATTACTAGCATTCTCAAAAGCTCAGAATGATAGAGAACTGTGGAATATATTAAATGCTATTAGCAGATCAGAGCTTGCAAAGTTATTGCAGACTAATGGGAAATAAGAGGGGTTTGGAGTACTTGGGGGAGAGTCAGGTAGGTTTCCGCTCAAGAGAGGCGTACACCAAGGGTCAACAGCAAGCTTATGTCTCTTTACACTACTTTTGGATAAACTTACTGCTAATGTTATGCACCAGATTCGTATTATTATAAATGATATTCCGCTAGTTGATGAGGAAAGGACAAACTTAAATGCTAAATTAGAATTACAAAAGAAAGCCATGGAGTACAAAGGCCCACAGATGAATAGGATGAAAATTGTATCAACTGCAATTGCCAATAACATCAAACTGAATGTGAGGCACCAACCTAACCAATGATCACTACAATGCAGTTGGTTCAAAGTAACAGGCATATGTATGAAAGGAATAAGGAGATCGACAGACATACCCAACATAAACAAAACTAGATGGATAACTTGGCACCTAATTGTTTTTGATACTCTACAATTAATAAAAGACCACGTAGAGATTGATTTTGAACATAACATTTTGCACAAAACTTCGGCTATTTCTtgctttcattttattttttttgaaaattatggCCTTTGCTAAAaaagctctaaagatttcatatataatttataaaataaaagaatttcATCATGTGTTGTGGATTTCCCAAAactaaaaatagaagaaaaaaaattcaataccaAACAAGTTCTTGGAGATATTTTTTGGATGTGACTGGTGTGTAGTGCGGCaactaaagccaatttttatAAACAACCAGTAAATGGCAGCGCTGAAGTGGATATCTGGTACAATGATAAAGGATATTGGAGGTGCGAAAACTACAGACAAGTTGAGATGGTTTGGGAACATTCAACAAACTTCGGGGAGCAGCCAGAAAGAGAGATGCTCGGGTCTATAATGAAACGGTTTGGAAGAGGGAGGGGAAAAAACTAGGCCAACATGGACAGAGTTTCCTGGAGAAATATGAGGAAACACACAGTAACAAAATTGGATGTTGCTGTTGAATCGTAATAGAGCTTCAAGCAACACCCCCATGAAAGAATCTTGAAGTGTTATTTCCAAGAGCAACACACCTCACAGCTGCAACAGGGAAGAAAACAAGAGTTTTCTCTTTGAAATTATCACAAACAAGTATAGCAAAGACGACCGAACAGAGATAAGAAGTCAAGAACAACCACAAAAGGGAGTATACTAGCAGCACAGTATCTAAGAACTAAAAAACATGGCGCTAGAATACCTGTTGCCCTTCACCTTAAACCAGGCCTCAGCGCAGCGCTGGTGAGCCGTCCCGAGCTCGCCCTTGCAGCCGCACCCGATCTGGATGAACCCCGCGCCCTCCAAATCCTCGGCATCGGGGCTCAAATGGCAGATCCTGCACAACTTCTCGGCCTCGGGATTCCACTCCCCGCCACCCTCGGAGCTCACGTCGATGACCACAACGGCAGCCTTCTCCAGCCCGGATACCTCCGACTTCCCCTTCCCCTGTTGCCCCCCGCTGACCTTGTCCTCTACCGCCCTCCGAGACTTCGCATCTCCACCGGAGCACTCGGTGTCGGCCGAGCGCGCCATCATGTTGGCGGCGGCGGCTACCTGCGGCGCTACTGGAGTAGGCGGCGGAGGTGCGCTCGCGCCGCTCGCTGCTTCATCGTTTGCCTCCGTTCCCGTCGTCATCTCTCACCGTATGTTAAACGAAAGTAATCGGGAAAGATTAATTATATGTGGATAGAAACAAGATTGTTACGGAGCAAGGTGGTGCTGGGTTTATGCTCCCCCATATTTGGTATACCTCGAAAAGTCAAACATAATTTCCAAATAAatcgtaatatatatatatattaatgtaAATCAGATTACCAAAGTCTACCGTTCATGACCAATTCAAATTAATTAAAACCGATCAGAACAACTTTAGAAGATTATCAAACATTTCcgactaaaaaaaataatttatagtaGCATTACACCCTTCCCATCGGGAAGAATCTTTTTTAAGAGATCGATGCTTTTggtaataatttttttctgcTCGAACCAGAGAGATTTTATCCTTACATCATTTCCTAGAGTGATTTTGGAAACTTAACATCATAGAGTTGCATGATGATTTTAAAAATAAGGTTGATTTATGATCACTGTTATATAAGATCAACAagatataattaattatatcaTCATTGATTTCGGGGTCATCATCTCCTACCAAATAGATGCCCGGAATTCTAtgttgtcctgcacaaagaggAGGGTTGACCACATAATCCTATTCAAAGAATTAGGACAAAAGAATTCACAAGTGGAAAAAGAGGCAagcaaggaatagaggagaaagagTTTTAATTTAACTAAGGACTCATTTAGTTTATAAGAAGATGAAAGAGAAAAGTATGgtcaagaaaaaatagaaaaatgcctcatatgtggttggaattttcaaagaagaaagatgTGAAATTAGCTTTCACAGAAAAATAAGATTTGCACATTTCATAGGAAAGAACAATCTATATAAGATATGGAAAAATCCAATTTTCAGCCATCGAGAATTGGGATAATCTTTTCCAAAAGAACTGTTAAGCTTCTAAATAGAATGaggtaagatttttttttttttattaggacAAAGGTCAACTAACATCCATTGAGTTTGAGCAAGAATATGACAATGGGTGGATTGAAGCTTAAAATTTGTGGTAACAAAGGGATACGACATTGAATGTGACTCATtgaaataattttaattttttttcaaaaaaataactaaTAAGTCATTGTTCAGGAAAAAATTTATGTAATGTATTCTATTTATTTCTTTAGATATGAATAGAGAAAGAACAATTAATTAGATGAATGGGTCTTTGTGGTATTGCTGGATAAATTGGTTGTCATCAACATTTAAATAATTGAGTTCATAGATAGCATGAAATAACTAGATAAAGTGATAGATAATAGCATTGATACGGGGAACCGGATATGCTCTAGATAAAGAAAAGCCTGGCATGCATtaagttttaaatattttaagacATGCATCTAATTTTCTCCCACAAATGTTTGGTATACAAATCATTTTTTGTTAGATAATACCTATTTGTTTAGATTTCCTAAAGTATTAAAAAACCGAAGCACGTGGTGGTTTAGCCTATCTCATTGACaagacaaagaaaagtcagcaaACAGATGCAAACAACATGCATTCCAATCGGGAAATTTATTTACCAAATCTATTAATGACACAGAAAACAAACGATTAGGTTTAGAAGAACAGGGTCTTGGAATTGACAAGCGAACTACTCCCCAACCTGCCAATGGATAGATACAACAATAATCTCCCTCGCGATAGCAGGAGCATCTCCAACCTCTCTCGTAcaagggaaagagagagacagAAAAGATGGCTTTAAGCTCCGCAAATCTCACTCTATATTGCCTTCTGTGCCTGTTAATCTCATTAGCCTCTTCGCATCCAGTCTATGAGAGATTCCTCCGCTGCCTCTCCATTCATAGCCCACCTTCCACCAACTTCTCGCAACTCATCTACTTGCCCAACACCGGTTCCTACTCCTCTCTCCTCCGATCATCCATCCAAAACCTCAGGTTCGCATCTCCCACCATTCCAAAGCCCCTCCTCATTCTCGAGCCTGCCGATGAGTCCCAGATCCAAGCTTCAGTCATCTGCTGCAGGAACCACAGCCTGCCAATGAGAGTTCGGAGCGGCGGGCACGACTATGAAGGCCTGTCCTATCGGTCCGACCATGACAGCCGCTTCATCTTGCTTGATCTCACAAGGCTTAGATCGATAAGTGTCGACACGGAGCATGGCGTCGCTTGGGTCCAGTCCGGGGCCACTCTAGGCGAACTCTATTACAGGATTGCAGAGAAGAGTAGCTACCATGGCTTCCCGGCAGGCATCTGCCCCACTGTTTGCGTCGGCGGGCACCTGAGTGGCGGCGGTTTGGGGCCCTTGATAAGGAAATATGGTCTCGCTGCTGACAACGTCCTGGACGCTACGTTAGTTGATGTTAATGGGAGGCTCTTGGACAGGGAGTCCATGGGGGAAGATCTCTTCTGGGCTAtaagaggaggtggaggagcaaGCTTTGGTATCATAGTCTCGTGGAAGGTCAGGTTAGTTCCTGTTCCCCCCACTTTCACCATTTTCACTCTCCACAGGACCTTGGAGCAGGGAGCAATAGAGCTTCTGAATAAATGGCAATACGTCGCACACAAGCTCCATGAGGATCTATACCTCAAGGTTGATATCCAACATGTGGAGGGTGGAGAGAACGGAGTGGTGGCCgtttttgaatccttgtttcttGGGGGGTGTGCTGAGCTACTCCAGCATATCGGGAAGAGCTTTCCGGAGCTGGAGGTGAAGAGGAATGACTGCAGGGAGATGACTTGGATTCAATCGGCCCTCTACTTTGCTGGGTATCACAGCGAAGTGCCCATGGAAATTTTGCTGGATAGGAGTCTGCAGCCGAAGGAATTCAACAAGGGCAAGTCTGACTACGCGAGGGAACCCATCCCTTTAAGTGGATGGGAAGGGATTTGGAGAAGGTTTTTGGAGCAAGGTGCTGGGTCCATGGTCATGGTTCCTTATGGTGGGAGGATGGGTGAGATTCTGGAAGCAGAGATTCCATTTCCCCACAGGCAGGGGAATTTGTTCAGTATCCAATATCTAGTTCGATGGAATGATAGTGGAGCCTCGGCATCCGAAAAGCACTTGGCTTGGGTTAGGAGAACGTATAGATATATGAGCCCTTATGTATCAAAGCATCCGAGGGCTGCTTATCTAAATTATAGGGATCTGGACTTGGGTAAGAATGAGGAGGGTAATACAAGCTACTTAATGGCTAAAGTCTGGGGAAGGAAGTACTTTAAGAATAACTTTAAGAGACTGGCGATTGTGAAGGGTGAAGTTGATCCCGAGGATTTCTTCTGGAGCGAGCAGAGCATCCCACCTCTTGTTGTAGACAAAGAAAGGAGGTCCGGACAGATTGGTTTCAAGGATCTAATTTCTAAACCAAAGCCACTGATCAAACACTTCCTTTGATTTCTGA
It includes:
- the LOC103707353 gene encoding E3 ubiquitin-protein ligase MARCHF8-like isoform X2, giving the protein MTTGTEANDEAASGASAPPPPTPVAPQVAAAANMMARSADTECSGGDAKSRRAVEDKVSGGQQGKGKSEVSGLEKAAVVVIDVSSEGGGEWNPEAEKLCRICHLSPDAEDLEGAGFIQIGCGCKGELGTAHQRCAEAWFKVKGNSCEVCCSWK
- the LOC103707354 gene encoding berberine bridge enzyme-like 15; this encodes MALSSANLTLYCLLCLLISLASSHPVYERFLRCLSIHSPPSTNFSQLIYLPNTGSYSSLLRSSIQNLRFASPTIPKPLLILEPADESQIQASVICCRNHSLPMRVRSGGHDYEGLSYRSDHDSRFILLDLTRLRSISVDTEHGVAWVQSGATLGELYYRIAEKSSYHGFPAGICPTVCVGGHLSGGGLGPLIRKYGLAADNVLDATLVDVNGRLLDRESMGEDLFWAIRGGGGASFGIIVSWKVRLVPVPPTFTIFTLHRTLEQGAIELLNKWQYVAHKLHEDLYLKVDIQHVEGGENGVVAVFESLFLGGCAELLQHIGKSFPELEVKRNDCREMTWIQSALYFAGYHSEVPMEILLDRSLQPKEFNKGKSDYAREPIPLSGWEGIWRRFLEQGAGSMVMVPYGGRMGEILEAEIPFPHRQGNLFSIQYLVRWNDSGASASEKHLAWVRRTYRYMSPYVSKHPRAAYLNYRDLDLGKNEEGNTSYLMAKVWGRKYFKNNFKRLAIVKGEVDPEDFFWSEQSIPPLVVDKERRSGQIGFKDLISKPKPLIKHFL
- the LOC103707353 gene encoding E3 ubiquitin-protein ligase MARCHF8-like isoform X1 gives rise to the protein MTTGTEANDEAASGASAPPPPTPVAPQVAAAANMMARSADTECSGGDAKSRRAVEDKVSGGQQGKGKSEVSGLEKAAVVVIDVSSEGGGEWNPEAEKLCRICHLSPDAEDLEGAGFIQIGCGCKGELGTAHQRCAEAWFKVKGNRCCEICGVNAKNIIGKEDSSFMEAWHESRMLGSSINRNSSENGSCWSQPFCLLLIFLLLVLTYILTWLFAL